The following proteins are encoded in a genomic region of Nicotiana sylvestris chromosome 4, ASM39365v2, whole genome shotgun sequence:
- the LOC104241814 gene encoding phosphoprotein ECPP44-like yields the protein MADQYEKKVEEGSANVEATDRGLFDFIGKKEEEKPTHAQEEQAISSEFDEKVKVSEEVAEYKEEEKKEEKKLHRSSSSSSSSSDEEEEIGEDGQKIKKKKKKGLKDKIKEKISGEHKEDEKAEDTAVPVEKYEEAEEKKGFLDKIKEKLPVGGQKKTEEVAPPPPAAAEHEAEGKEKKGFLDKIKEKLPGYHSKTEEEKEKEKETASH from the exons ATGGCTGATCAATACGAAAAGAAGGTTGAAGAGGGTAGCGCAAACGTAGAGGCTACAGATCGAGGTTTGTTTGATTTCATAGGAAAAAAGGAAGAGGAAAAGCCAACTCATGCCCAAGAAGAACAGGCTATTTCCTCTGAGTTTGATGAAAAAGTAAAAGTATCTGAAGAAGTTGCAGAATACAAGGAGGAAGagaagaaagaagagaagaaactTCATCGATCAAGTAGCAGCTCTAGCAGCTCC AGTGATGAAGAGGAAGAAATAGGAGAGGACGGACAGAAaatcaagaagaagaaaaagaagggtTTGAAGGATAAGATCAAGGAGAAAATATCTGGAGAACACAAGGAAGATGAGAAGGCAGAGGACACAGCTGTTCCAGTGGAGAAATACGAAGAAGCAGAGGAGAAAAAAGGATTCCTAGACAAGATTAAGGAGAAGTTGCCAGTTGGCGGCCAAAAGAAGACGGAGGAAGTGGCGCCTCCACCACCGGCTGCGGCGGAACACGAGGCTGAGGGAAAAGAGAAGAAGGGATTTTTGGACAAGATTAAGGAGAAATTACCAGGATACCACTCAAAGactgaagaagaaaaggaaaaagagaaagaaactgCATCTCACTAG
- the LOC104241815 gene encoding uncharacterized protein has translation MITRSNLAEQLREYQIRSKHDWASVSFFSSTSNITSTRADVVIFVIFELVILALLVFSAVSLYFKHPKLAFILVCVSLLLLLCVTIAKQVTAARKKKRRMLLPLSM, from the exons ATGATAACGCGATCGAATTTGGCGGAGCAGCTGAGAGAATATCAGATTCGATCAAAGCATGATTGGGCCTCCGTCTCGTTCTTCTCCTCCACCTCTAACATCACATCGACAAG GGCAGATGTCGTCATCTTTGTAATATTTGAACTGGTTATTTTGGCACTCCTGGTTTTCTCTGCGGTTTCACTGTATTTCAAGCATCCGAAGCTTGCATTTATCTTAGTATGTGTTAGCTTGCTATTGCTTTTATGTGTGACAATTGCAAAGCAAGTTACAGCAGCCAGGAAGAAGAAGCGAAGGATGCTTCTTCCCTTATCAATGTAG
- the LOC104241816 gene encoding lysine histidine transporter-like 8 → MGSELVEIKMSQSPLKIGDKEVQNTVSLTPSPILDSIPKTPKSPFGARIMTPLASPMKKALTYMEEIGHFTKLDPQDAWLPITESRNGNAYYAAFHTLSSGIGVQALVLPLAFITLGWIWGIISLSIIFMWQLYTLWLLIQLHESVPGMRYSRYLRLSMAAFGEKLGKILALFPTMYLSGGTCVTLIMIGGGTMKIFFQTICGSNHCHLTSLSTIEWYIVFTVSAIILAQLPNLNSIAGISLVGSISAVTYCTLTWVVSVVKERPEDVSFETVENKSDLERVCSILNAIGMIAFAFRGHNLVLEIQGTMPSSLKNPSHVPMWKGVKFSYSIIALCLFPLAIGGYWAYGNLMPNGGILSALDKYHGKDTSKVILGITSLLVVVHSLTSFQIYAMPVFDNLEFRYTSNKKKPCPWWLRTGFRVFFGCLAFFISVALPFLPSLAGLIGGIALPVTLAYPCLMWIMIKKPQTYTSTWFVNWSLGLLGLVLSVLLVFGAIWTIAIQGMDVHFFKPQ, encoded by the exons ATGGGAAGTGAATTGGTGGAAATTAAGATGAGCCAATCACCACTAAAAATTGGTGATAAAGAAGTGCAAAATACAGTTTCTTTAACACCATCTCCAATTCTTGATTCTATACCAAAAACACCCAAAAGTCCATTTGGTGCAAGAATAATGACACCATTGGCTAGTCCTATGAAAAAAGCTTTAACATATATGGAAGAAATTGGTCATTTCACTAAACTTGATCCTCAAGATGCTTGGCTTCCTATTACTGAGTCAAGAAATGGGAATGCATATTATGCTGCATTTCATACACTTAGTTCTGGAATTGGAGTCCAAGCTCTTGTCCTTCCTCTTGCTTTTATTACACTTGGATG GATATGGGGGATAATAAGCCTCTCAATAATATTTATGTGGCAATTATACACACTCTGGTTACTCATCCAACTTCATGAATCTGTCCCTGGCATGCGTTATAGTCGATATCTTCGCCTCTCAATGGCTGCCTTCG GTGAAAAGCTGGGGAAAATTTTAGCACTATTTCCAACCATGTACCTATCAGGTGGTACTTGCGTTACACTTATTATGATCGGAGGTGGAACTATGAAGATTTTCTTCCAAACTATCTGTGGATCTAATCATTGCCATTTAACCTCTCTAAGTACAATAGAGTGGTACATTGTATTCACTGTTTCAGCCATAATTCTTGCTCAGCTTCCTAATTTAAATTCCATTGCTGGAATTTCTCTCGTCGGCTCGATCTCGGCAGTGACTTATTGTACCTTGACATGGGTAGTTTCTGTTGTCAAAGAAAGGCCAGAAGATGTTTCTTTTGAAACTGTTGAAAATAAATCTGATTTGGAAAGAGTTTGTAGCATTTTGAATGCTATTGGAATGATAGCTTTTGCTTTCAGGGGACATAATCTTGTCCTTGAGATACAG GGTACAATGCCTTCTAGCTTAAAGAACCCATCTCATGTGCCCATGTGGAAAGGAGTCAAGTTCTCATATTCTATTATTGCTTTGTGTTTGTTTCCACTGGCAATTGGAGGCTACTGGGCTTATGGAAACCTG ATGCCAAATGGAGGGATATTGAGTGCATTGGACAAATACCATGGAAAAGACACATCAAAAGTAATTTTAGGAATAACAAGTTTACTGGTGGTTGTCCATAGCCTTACATCATTCCAAATCTATGCAATGCCAGTTTTTGATAATTTGGAGTTTAGGTACACCAGCAACAAGAAAAAACCCTGTCCATGGTGGCTTAGAACAGGGTTTAGAGTATTCTTTGGATGCCTAGCATTTTTCATATCAGTGGCACTTCCCTTTTTGCCTAGTTTGGCTGGTCTAATTGGGGGAATTGCTTTGCCAGTTACTTTGGCATATCCTTGTCTAATGTGGATAATGATCAAGAAACCTCAGACATATACTTCAACTTGGTTTGTTAATTGGTCTCTTGGACTTTTAGGCTTGGTTCTAAGTGTACTTTTGGTTTTTGGTGCTATATGGACTATAGCAATTCAAGGTATGGATGTCCACTTTTTCAAGCCACAGTAA